Proteins encoded by one window of candidate division WOR-3 bacterium:
- a CDS encoding glutamine synthetase family protein: MNEIVKEIDSRGIEVIRLWFTDILGNVKGFNITREELERAIEEGIGFDGSSIEGFVRIEESDLIAKPDLNSYFFLENFDGNPSVVFICDILYPDGSFYESCPRYVLKRNLNFAKELGFDFYVGPELEYFYFKSDKEVEILDRGGYFDILPIEEAVNARKETLLTLRKMGIMIEATHHEVAFSQHEIDFRYQKALKMADIVQVSKVIIKHIARKYGIYATFMPKPVFGINGSGFHCHISLFKGEENAFYSENDEFNLSEIAKGFIAGLLKHAREITAVTNQWVNSYKRLVVGYEAPVYLSWGRKNRSALVRVPAFKPYKPKSCRIEYRAPDPACNPYLAFSVILRAGLKGVIEKYPLREPIEEDIYAMPEEVKRKYGIDALPDSLYSAILEMEKSELVKSALGEEVFTKFIRNKKKEWEDYRIQVTDYELKNYLPLL; the protein is encoded by the coding sequence ATGAATGAAATTGTAAAAGAAATTGATTCAAGGGGGATAGAGGTAATACGCTTATGGTTTACTGACATTCTCGGAAATGTTAAGGGATTCAACATAACAAGAGAGGAACTGGAAAGGGCTATTGAAGAGGGAATAGGGTTTGATGGTTCTTCTATTGAGGGTTTTGTAAGAATAGAGGAATCCGATTTAATAGCAAAACCTGATTTAAATTCTTACTTTTTCCTTGAAAACTTTGATGGGAATCCTTCTGTTGTTTTCATCTGTGATATTTTATATCCTGATGGGTCTTTTTATGAATCCTGTCCAAGATATGTTTTGAAGAGAAATTTAAATTTTGCAAAAGAGCTGGGATTTGACTTTTATGTTGGTCCTGAACTTGAATATTTTTATTTTAAAAGTGATAAAGAAGTAGAAATCCTTGATAGAGGTGGATATTTTGATATTTTGCCTATTGAAGAAGCTGTCAATGCAAGAAAAGAGACTTTACTTACTTTAAGAAAAATGGGAATTATGATTGAAGCAACTCACCATGAAGTTGCTTTTTCCCAGCATGAAATTGATTTCAGATATCAAAAAGCTTTAAAAATGGCTGATATAGTTCAGGTTTCAAAAGTTATAATAAAGCATATAGCAAGAAAATACGGAATATATGCTACCTTTATGCCAAAACCAGTTTTTGGAATAAATGGGAGTGGTTTTCACTGTCATATATCTTTATTTAAGGGAGAAGAAAATGCTTTTTATTCTGAAAATGATGAATTTAATTTATCAGAAATAGCAAAAGGATTTATTGCTGGTCTTTTAAAACATGCAAGGGAAATAACAGCAGTTACAAATCAATGGGTAAATTCTTACAAAAGACTTGTAGTTGGGTATGAAGCACCTGTTTATTTATCCTGGGGTAGAAAAAATAGGTCAGCTTTGGTGAGAGTTCCTGCTTTTAAACCCTATAAGCCAAAATCTTGCAGAATTGAATACAGAGCTCCTGACCCTGCCTGTAATCCCTATCTTGCCTTTAGTGTCATATTAAGAGCCGGTTTAAAAGGGGTAATTGAAAAGTATCCTTTAAGAGAACCCATTGAGGAAGATATTTATGCAATGCCTGAAGAAGTAAAAAGGAAATATGGAATTGATGCTTTACCTGATTCTCTTTACTCTGCAATTCTTGAAATGGAAAAAAGTGAGCTTGTTAAAAGTGCACTCGGGGAAGAGGTATTTACAAAATTTATTAGAAATAAAAAAAAGGAATGGGAAGATTACAGGATTCAGGTTACAGATTATGAACTGAAAAATTATTTACCCCTACTTTGA
- a CDS encoding TIGR02253 family HAD-type hydrolase — MIKACIFDLDNTLLDFMRMKRESVEMAVEAMIDAGLKIKKEAAIEKIFKLYAETHIEDQKIFDRFLEIELGYVDYKILAAGIVAYRKAKTANMILYPHIRFVLTELLRMGLKLGVISDAPRLQAWTRLAEVGLHTIFNAVVTWDDTGIRKPKPEPFLAVLKKLDVKPNESIMVGDWAERDIYGAKEVGMITVFAKYGDTFGTKNSGAHYEIEDPLELLDIVKKLNEIE, encoded by the coding sequence ATGATAAAAGCTTGCATTTTTGATCTTGATAATACACTTTTAGATTTTATGAGAATGAAAAGAGAATCAGTTGAAATGGCAGTTGAGGCAATGATTGATGCTGGTTTAAAAATTAAAAAAGAAGCAGCAATCGAAAAAATTTTCAAACTTTACGCAGAGACTCATATTGAGGATCAAAAAATTTTTGATAGATTCTTAGAAATAGAACTCGGATATGTTGATTATAAAATACTTGCAGCAGGAATTGTTGCTTATAGGAAAGCAAAAACAGCAAATATGATACTTTATCCTCATATAAGATTTGTATTAACTGAACTTTTAAGAATGGGATTAAAACTGGGTGTAATTTCTGATGCTCCGAGGCTCCAAGCATGGACAAGACTTGCAGAAGTCGGACTCCATACAATTTTTAACGCTGTTGTAACCTGGGATGATACAGGAATAAGAAAACCAAAACCAGAACCTTTTCTTGCAGTTTTAAAAAAACTTGATGTTAAACCCAATGAAAGTATAATGGTAGGAGATTGGGCTGAAAGAGATATATATGGAGCAAAGGAAGTGGGAATGATAACAGTTTTTGCAAAATATGGTGACACTTTTGGAACAAAAAATTCAGGTGCCCATTATGAAATTGAAGATCCGCTTGAACTTCTTGATATAGTTAAAAAACTAAATGAGATTGAATAA
- the acpS gene encoding holo-ACP synthase — MRLNNIKIGVDLIEIERIKRAYEKFGERFLKKIFTEKEIEYALKRKNPFPHLAGRFAAKEAVMKALGTGFGKGVYFKNIEIIRKPGLEPEVKLHGKTKEKFKNKKFSLSITHNGKYALAFCIMLDCEE; from the coding sequence ATGAGATTGAATAATATAAAAATAGGCGTAGATTTAATAGAAATTGAAAGAATCAAAAGAGCCTATGAGAAGTTTGGAGAAAGATTTTTAAAAAAAATTTTCACAGAAAAAGAAATAGAATATGCCCTTAAAAGAAAAAATCCTTTTCCACACCTTGCAGGTCGTTTTGCAGCAAAAGAAGCAGTAATGAAAGCACTGGGAACAGGTTTTGGAAAGGGTGTTTATTTTAAAAACATTGAAATAATAAGAAAACCTGGTCTTGAACCCGAAGTTAAACTTCATGGAAAGACGAAGGAAAAGTTCAAAAATAAAAAATTTTCCCTATCAATTACACATAATGGAAAATATGCTCTTGCTTTTTGTATTATGTTAGATTGTGAAGAGTAA
- a CDS encoding tetratricopeptide repeat protein codes for MKSKHYPSLFEKFEEIKNKIKKGATFDEVREELKELYIEVKDEVDLLLELLEEIKRETLKLKSAAGTIDPYKFVQRLQITEVDITTFIEKGWNEIAKGNYENAIKILEEVKEKAPDNTKVLNLLGWAYVQAGRYDDAFPLYLKVLQLEPRNTLAMKDIGFICYKKGIYGEAIEHLAKVIRIDNNPSATLYALYYLGLIYLDREMYDDAISFFKKALDRGPNLVEALYHLGIAYEKKKEYEKAKESFRRVIEIAPDSKWAQKAKERL; via the coding sequence GTGAAGAGTAAACATTATCCTTCTCTGTTTGAAAAATTTGAAGAGATAAAAAATAAGATTAAAAAAGGGGCAACTTTTGATGAAGTTAGGGAAGAATTAAAAGAACTTTATATAGAAGTAAAAGATGAAGTTGATCTCCTATTAGAACTTCTTGAAGAAATAAAAAGAGAAACTCTAAAACTTAAATCCGCTGCAGGAACTATTGATCCATATAAATTTGTTCAGAGACTTCAGATTACAGAAGTCGACATAACAACCTTTATAGAAAAAGGATGGAATGAAATAGCAAAAGGAAACTATGAAAATGCTATTAAGATACTGGAAGAAGTCAAAGAAAAAGCACCAGATAACACAAAGGTTTTAAATCTTTTAGGATGGGCTTATGTTCAGGCTGGAAGATATGATGATGCCTTTCCTCTTTATTTAAAAGTTCTCCAGCTTGAACCAAGAAACACTCTGGCAATGAAAGATATTGGTTTTATATGTTATAAAAAGGGAATTTACGGTGAAGCAATAGAACACTTAGCAAAAGTTATAAGAATTGATAACAATCCTTCAGCGACACTTTATGCCCTTTATTATTTAGGTTTAATATACCTTGACAGAGAAATGTATGATGATGCTATTTCTTTTTTCAAAAAAGCCCTTGATAGAGGACCAAATCTTGTTGAAGCCCTTTACCATTTAGGAATAGCTTATGAAAAGAAAAAGGAATATGAAAAAGCAAAAGAGAGCTTTAGGAGAGTAATAGAAATTGCCCCTGATTCAAAATGGGCACAAAAAGCAAAAGAAAGGCTTTAA
- a CDS encoding AAA family ATPase, with protein MLEEYFGFKRNPFKNTVDLDFLFWADKVKESYARVLYHIFELKGGLSLILGEIGCGKTTLAKLLEKDLREKGKEVTVFYDPLITPLEFLNILAKKFLKLEENIKRNKTFLRNELEKKLKSEPFKYIVIIDEAQLLNKNLLEEIRLLLNMEISEGKLLQIVLFGQPELKKKLKKHPAIMQRIAIAYTLNPYTEKETEEYIKHRLKVAGGDENIFEKEAIKEIYKATKGYPRLINTFCANALFVTYSQDKKKVDKSIIELLKKDFEFHIG; from the coding sequence ATGCTTGAAGAATATTTTGGATTTAAAAGAAATCCCTTCAAAAATACTGTAGACCTTGATTTTTTGTTCTGGGCTGATAAAGTAAAAGAAAGTTATGCAAGGGTTTTATATCATATCTTTGAACTAAAAGGTGGACTTTCACTTATTCTTGGTGAAATAGGGTGCGGGAAAACAACTCTTGCTAAATTACTTGAAAAGGACTTAAGAGAAAAAGGTAAAGAAGTCACAGTTTTTTATGATCCCTTAATAACTCCTTTAGAATTCCTTAATATACTTGCTAAGAAATTTTTAAAGTTAGAAGAAAACATAAAAAGAAACAAAACATTTTTAAGGAATGAACTCGAAAAAAAACTTAAAAGTGAACCTTTTAAATATATAGTAATAATTGATGAAGCACAGCTTCTTAATAAAAATCTCCTTGAAGAAATAAGGTTGCTTTTAAATATGGAAATATCCGAGGGAAAACTCCTTCAAATCGTCCTTTTTGGACAACCTGAATTAAAAAAGAAGTTAAAAAAACATCCTGCAATAATGCAAAGAATTGCCATTGCCTATACTTTAAATCCTTACACTGAAAAGGAAACAGAAGAATATATAAAACACAGATTAAAAGTTGCAGGTGGAGATGAAAATATATTTGAAAAAGAAGCAATTAAAGAAATTTATAAAGCTACAAAAGGGTATCCGAGATTAATTAATACTTTCTGTGCTAATGCCCTTTTTGTAACCTATTCACAGGATAAGAAAAAAGTAGACAAAAGTATTATTGAACTTTTAAAAAAGGATTTTGAATTTCACATTGGTTAA
- a CDS encoding aromatic amino acid ammonia-lyase: protein MRYFHIGIDKLTIDELFLIGKGKKVKIEQDVLKRVKENRGVLENIVNKGETVYGVNTGVGRLADKILNFDELNELQRDIVISHSSGYGEPLKKEIVRIAMFLRLYMLSKGYSGVRPEVLNKIEEFLNKDIVPYVPAFGSLGASGDLIPLSHIALALTGRGMVLHEGRILPTYLVLKSTNTLPLELKYKEGLALINGTQVSLAFLVYLIKILENILNIYDRAYLFSFVAVDGNPDIFNENLIVLRNSKNEKKIAKYYRDLLKDYKFEKKKKIIQDPYSFRCMPQVRGTCDEIFEFCKRVIEEEIECVSDNPLVIGDRVISGGNFIGIRLSFVSENLKKVIAVLSNISERRINHLMGSEVIDMPKFLSKDPGKKTGLMILHNLVVSLLSYIKTLTFPDLSDSIPTSQNQEDYVPMTMNSCFKLFDMVDKFKVITFSELYAGVRACLLLNKKLPSELDSFLSSNFKDLKIFLEDLEPGEVIKRIKNVLDFN from the coding sequence ATGAGATACTTTCATATTGGAATTGATAAACTTACAATTGATGAACTTTTTTTAATTGGAAAAGGTAAAAAAGTTAAGATAGAACAGGATGTTTTAAAGAGAGTTAAAGAAAACAGGGGAGTTCTTGAGAATATAGTAAATAAAGGTGAAACTGTATACGGAGTTAATACAGGTGTTGGGAGACTCGCTGACAAAATACTAAATTTTGATGAATTGAATGAATTACAGAGAGATATAGTAATATCACACTCTTCAGGCTATGGAGAACCTCTTAAAAAGGAGATTGTTAGAATTGCTATGTTTTTAAGGCTTTATATGCTGTCAAAGGGTTATTCAGGGGTAAGACCTGAAGTTCTTAATAAGATAGAGGAATTTTTAAATAAAGATATTGTTCCTTATGTTCCTGCTTTCGGCTCACTTGGAGCAAGTGGAGATCTTATTCCTCTTTCTCATATAGCTCTTGCCCTTACAGGTAGAGGAATGGTTCTTCATGAGGGCAGAATTTTACCTACATATCTTGTTTTAAAATCAACGAATACATTACCTCTTGAACTTAAGTATAAAGAGGGACTTGCTCTTATTAATGGAACTCAGGTTTCCCTTGCTTTTTTAGTTTATCTAATTAAAATTCTTGAAAATATACTGAATATATACGATAGAGCATATTTATTTTCTTTTGTTGCAGTAGATGGAAATCCAGATATATTTAATGAGAACCTTATAGTTTTAAGAAATTCTAAAAATGAGAAAAAAATAGCTAAATATTACAGGGATTTACTTAAGGATTATAAATTTGAAAAGAAAAAGAAAATTATTCAGGATCCTTACTCTTTCAGATGTATGCCACAGGTAAGAGGAACATGTGATGAAATTTTTGAGTTCTGTAAAAGAGTGATAGAAGAAGAAATAGAGTGTGTAAGCGATAATCCTTTAGTCATAGGAGATAGGGTTATTTCAGGTGGAAACTTTATTGGAATCCGGCTTTCCTTTGTTTCTGAGAATTTAAAGAAGGTAATAGCAGTTTTATCAAATATCTCAGAAAGAAGGATTAATCATTTGATGGGAAGTGAGGTAATTGATATGCCTAAATTTCTTTCTAAGGACCCCGGTAAAAAAACAGGTCTAATGATATTACATAATCTTGTTGTATCTCTTTTATCTTATATAAAAACTTTAACCTTTCCGGATCTTTCTGATTCAATACCAACTTCACAAAATCAGGAGGATTATGTTCCCATGACAATGAATTCCTGTTTTAAACTTTTTGATATGGTTGATAAGTTTAAAGTAATAACTTTTTCAGAACTTTACGCAGGAGTGAGGGCCTGTTTGCTTTTAAATAAAAAATTACCCTCAGAACTTGATAGTTTTCTATCTTCAAATTTTAAAGACTTAAAGATATTTCTTGAAGATTTAGAACCAGGGGAAGTTATTAAAAGGATAAAAAATGTTTTAGATTTTAATTAA
- a CDS encoding endonuclease Q family protein produces the protein MKYFITDIHVHSPYSRATSSNMRPDILSKYAKLKGINLLGTGDILHPEYRRELKKILKERGDGYFEVNEVLFILTTEVSLVFSKEGKVRKIHIVLTFPDFITVEKLERKLSLYGSLTSDGRPTLSLDTVRFIEIVREISKDIMIIPAHIWTPWFSLFGSNSGFDSLEEAFENYVSEITALETGLSSDPEMNWMLSGLDKFSLVSNSDSHSPDRIGREANVFKGYLSYKELKEVLKKKDREKFLFTIEFFPEEGKYHYDGHRNCGISLHPEESKKLNYICPKCGRLLTVGVLSRVYKLADREMGYKPSNYIPYKNLVPLKEIISQAIGKSENTRETEKIWELLIKKFENEINVLMDVTYEEISKTVDSRIALGIKNMREGKVKKIPGYDGVYGIIKVYEDIEVKIVERDEDNEEKPPQMSLF, from the coding sequence ATGAAATACTTTATTACCGATATTCATGTTCATTCCCCTTACTCAAGAGCGACAAGCTCAAATATGAGGCCTGATATTCTTTCTAAATATGCAAAACTTAAGGGGATTAACTTATTAGGAACAGGTGACATCCTGCATCCTGAATATAGAAGAGAACTTAAAAAAATTTTAAAAGAAAGAGGAGATGGATATTTTGAGGTGAATGAAGTTTTATTTATATTAACTACTGAAGTAAGTCTTGTATTTTCAAAAGAAGGAAAGGTGAGGAAAATTCATATTGTTTTAACCTTTCCCGATTTTATAACAGTTGAAAAACTTGAAAGAAAGTTATCCCTTTATGGTTCTCTCACTTCTGATGGAAGACCCACTCTATCCCTTGATACTGTTAGATTTATAGAAATTGTGAGGGAAATTTCAAAGGATATAATGATTATTCCTGCTCATATATGGACACCTTGGTTTTCCCTTTTTGGTTCCAATTCAGGTTTTGATTCACTTGAAGAGGCTTTTGAAAATTATGTATCAGAAATTACAGCTTTAGAAACAGGTCTCTCATCAGATCCAGAAATGAACTGGATGCTTTCAGGTCTTGATAAATTTTCCCTTGTTTCCAATTCAGATTCTCATTCACCTGATAGAATAGGTAGGGAAGCTAATGTTTTTAAAGGTTATCTTTCATATAAAGAGTTAAAAGAGGTTTTAAAGAAAAAAGATAGAGAAAAATTTTTATTTACTATTGAATTTTTTCCTGAAGAGGGGAAGTATCATTATGATGGACACAGGAATTGTGGAATCTCACTCCATCCAGAGGAATCCAAAAAATTGAATTATATTTGTCCAAAATGTGGAAGATTATTAACTGTAGGTGTGCTTTCAAGAGTTTATAAACTTGCTGATAGAGAAATGGGTTATAAACCTTCAAACTATATACCATATAAAAATCTTGTCCCTTTAAAAGAGATAATATCGCAAGCAATAGGGAAAAGCGAGAATACAAGAGAAACCGAAAAAATATGGGAACTTCTAATAAAAAAATTTGAAAACGAAATTAATGTTTTAATGGATGTTACTTATGAAGAAATTTCAAAAACAGTGGATTCAAGAATTGCTTTAGGTATTAAAAATATGCGAGAAGGAAAGGTTAAGAAAATTCCGGGTTATGATGGTGTTTATGGAATAATAAAAGTTTATGAGGATATCGAAGTAAAAATTGTGGAAAGGGATGAGGATAATGAGGAGAAACCTCCCCAAATGTCTCTGTTTTAG
- a CDS encoding class I SAM-dependent methyltransferase, producing the protein MLAFFSEPYLIIDFKAVKPFSKIARFYDELMEYVSYKTWVNYSLSFLDIFNVKKRRFLDLACGTLTPTIYLSEFCEDIVGLDRSIQMLEVGKAKIQKLKDKKIKLIVSDLRNFHFKKNFDAIFCFFDSMNYLLSEEDLFNCFKCAYENLERGGAFIFDMNTIFALKEIWDKRLEVKVHKNFTSVWKNEWFEDEKISKLEIQIEWEENGLKKSVKEFHFEKGYKVEEIIDILKKTGFRITNVYEHLKYSEPNSYTTRVQYVSIK; encoded by the coding sequence ATACTGGCTTTCTTTTCAGAGCCATATTTAATTATTGACTTTAAAGCAGTAAAACCTTTTTCAAAAATAGCCCGGTTTTACGATGAACTTATGGAATATGTTTCTTATAAAACCTGGGTTAATTATTCCCTTTCCTTTCTTGATATTTTTAATGTTAAAAAGAGAAGATTTCTTGATCTTGCATGTGGCACATTAACTCCAACTATTTATCTTTCTGAGTTTTGTGAAGATATTGTCGGTCTTGATAGGTCAATTCAAATGCTTGAGGTTGGAAAAGCTAAAATTCAGAAATTAAAAGATAAAAAAATTAAGCTTATAGTTTCAGATTTAAGAAATTTCCATTTCAAGAAAAATTTTGATGCTATTTTCTGTTTTTTTGACAGTATGAATTACTTGCTTTCTGAAGAAGATCTTTTCAATTGTTTTAAATGTGCCTACGAAAACCTTGAAAGAGGCGGTGCTTTTATATTCGATATGAATACCATTTTTGCTTTGAAAGAAATATGGGATAAAAGATTAGAAGTAAAAGTTCATAAAAATTTTACTTCAGTATGGAAAAATGAGTGGTTTGAAGATGAAAAAATTTCTAAACTTGAAATACAAATTGAATGGGAAGAAAACGGATTAAAAAAATCTGTTAAAGAATTTCACTTTGAAAAAGGTTATAAAGTAGAAGAAATTATAGATATTCTAAAAAAAACTGGATTCAGAATAACTAATGTATATGAACATTTGAAGTATAGTGAGCCAAATTCTTATACTACAAGAGTGCAATATGTATCAATAAAATGA
- a CDS encoding isocitrate/isopropylmalate family dehydrogenase — MEDVIKKAQEKFSEILKKQIERVQRIKTGEDWIDYSKLKPIIIGIAGGDGIGPFITDEAFRVLKFLLSDEEKEGKIEFKKIEGLTIEERAKVNKAVPPYVLDEIKKCHVLLKGPTTTPKAGDPWPNIESANVALRKELDLFANIRPVRVPSEGIDWIFFRENTEDLYAVGSEGIDVTEDLSVDFKVITTPGSERIIKLAFEYARKNGKKRVTAVTKANVIKKTDGRFLKVFYEIAKEYPEIEADDWFIDIMTAKLIDKKRRTEFQVFVMPNLYGDILTDEAAEFQGGVGTAGSANVGKRYAMFEAIHGSAPRMVEEGRARYADPSSIMRASAMLLRHIGYKEKGDLLDMALDICGQYEKKVLITGRSTGATGSEFTDYVIDTLKRGDLKEYWLSFQSHI, encoded by the coding sequence ATGGAAGATGTAATTAAAAAAGCACAGGAGAAATTTTCAGAAATTTTAAAAAAACAGATTGAAAGAGTCCAAAGAATTAAAACCGGGGAAGACTGGATTGATTATTCAAAATTAAAACCAATTATAATTGGGATTGCAGGGGGAGATGGAATAGGTCCTTTTATAACTGATGAGGCTTTCAGAGTGCTTAAATTTTTATTAAGTGATGAAGAAAAAGAAGGTAAAATAGAATTTAAAAAAATTGAAGGACTTACAATAGAGGAAAGGGCAAAAGTTAATAAGGCAGTACCTCCTTACGTTCTTGATGAAATAAAAAAATGTCATGTTCTTCTTAAAGGACCTACTACCACACCAAAGGCAGGTGATCCTTGGCCAAACATTGAAAGTGCTAATGTGGCATTAAGAAAAGAACTTGATCTATTTGCAAATATAAGACCGGTTAGAGTTCCTTCTGAAGGTATTGACTGGATATTTTTCAGGGAAAATACAGAGGATCTTTATGCTGTTGGAAGTGAAGGAATAGATGTAACAGAGGATTTATCTGTTGATTTCAAGGTTATTACCACACCTGGAAGTGAAAGGATTATAAAACTTGCCTTTGAATATGCAAGGAAAAACGGAAAGAAAAGGGTAACAGCAGTTACAAAGGCTAATGTTATAAAAAAGACAGATGGAAGATTTTTGAAGGTTTTTTATGAAATAGCAAAGGAATACCCTGAAATAGAGGCAGATGACTGGTTTATTGATATCATGACTGCAAAATTGATTGATAAAAAAAGAAGGACTGAATTCCAGGTTTTTGTTATGCCAAATTTATATGGTGATATATTAACAGATGAGGCTGCTGAATTTCAGGGTGGTGTTGGAACTGCCGGAAGTGCCAATGTTGGAAAAAGATATGCTATGTTTGAAGCAATACATGGTTCTGCTCCAAGAATGGTAGAGGAGGGTAGAGCCCGCTATGCTGATCCTTCAAGCATTATGAGAGCTTCAGCAATGCTTTTGAGGCATATTGGTTATAAGGAAAAGGGTGATTTACTTGATATGGCTCTTGATATATGCGGACAGTATGAAAAAAAAGTGTTAATAACAGGAAGATCAACAGGTGCCACAGGTTCTGAGTTTACAGATTATGTAATTGATACTCTTAAAAGGGGAGATTTAAAGGAATACTGGCTTTCTTTTCAGAGCCATATTTAA
- the sucD gene encoding succinate--CoA ligase subunit alpha codes for MAILLSKETRVIVQGITGRDGSFHAIKMKEYGTNVVGGVTPGKGGQKVDNIPVFDSVFEAVKKESANTSIIFVPAQFAKDAMYEAIDAGIKLIVTITEGIPAQDMAEVLDYIRGMDVRIIGPNCPGIIAPSIAKVGIMPGHIFKKGNIGVVSRSGTLTYEVVYHLTNNGLGQSTAIGIGGDPIIGTRFIDVLELFEKDPETEGIVLIGEIGGTDEEDAAEFIKNHVSKPVVAFIAGRTAPPEKRMGHAGAIIEGGKGTAESKIKALEEANVKVASLPSEVAILMKESLSK; via the coding sequence ATGGCAATACTTTTATCAAAGGAAACAAGAGTTATTGTTCAGGGAATAACAGGACGCGATGGCTCATTTCATGCAATAAAAATGAAAGAATATGGGACAAATGTTGTTGGAGGAGTTACTCCTGGTAAAGGTGGACAAAAAGTTGATAATATACCTGTTTTTGATAGTGTATTTGAAGCTGTTAAAAAAGAAAGTGCAAATACATCGATAATTTTTGTTCCCGCGCAGTTTGCGAAAGATGCAATGTATGAAGCAATAGATGCTGGAATAAAACTTATTGTTACCATAACTGAGGGAATTCCGGCTCAGGATATGGCAGAAGTTCTCGATTATATAAGGGGTATGGATGTAAGGATAATAGGTCCTAATTGCCCTGGAATTATTGCTCCTTCAATAGCAAAGGTTGGTATAATGCCAGGTCACATTTTTAAAAAGGGAAATATAGGTGTTGTTTCAAGAAGTGGGACATTAACCTATGAAGTTGTTTATCATTTAACCAATAATGGTTTAGGACAATCAACAGCTATTGGAATTGGAGGGGATCCTATAATAGGGACAAGATTTATAGATGTTCTTGAGTTATTTGAAAAAGACCCTGAGACAGAGGGAATTGTTTTAATTGGTGAAATTGGAGGAACGGATGAAGAGGATGCTGCAGAATTTATTAAAAATCATGTATCAAAACCTGTTGTTGCTTTTATAGCAGGAAGAACAGCTCCACCTGAAAAAAGGATGGGTCATGCAGGTGCTATTATTGAAGGAGGAAAAGGAACTGCTGAAAGTAAAATTAAAGCATTAGAAGAAGCAAATGTAAAAGTTGCCAGTTTACCTTCAGAAGTTGCCATTTTAATGAAAGAATCCCTTTCAAAATGA
- a CDS encoding radical SAM protein gives MILKEVKVKSILSRSKVYEYTINPYVGCQFGCVYCYAQFMKNYTGHNEKWGDFVDVKINSAILLEREIKKKKKGVVWISGVCDPYQPVERKYGLTRRILEILSKENWSVVVQTKSPLVLRDIDIFKKFKNIEIGFSIGTADENIRKLFEPRTASIEKRIEALKRLKEEGLRTYCMVAPLLPGAFDLPQKLKGSVDYVVIDKMNYHYADHIYKKYGLKKDVNINLLIDLFKKEKIKTYLVK, from the coding sequence ATGATTTTAAAAGAAGTAAAGGTAAAAAGTATTTTATCAAGATCAAAGGTTTACGAATATACTATAAATCCCTATGTTGGCTGTCAGTTTGGTTGTGTTTACTGTTATGCTCAATTTATGAAAAATTATACTGGTCATAATGAAAAATGGGGAGATTTTGTGGATGTTAAGATTAATTCAGCAATATTACTTGAGAGAGAAATTAAGAAAAAGAAAAAGGGAGTTGTTTGGATAAGTGGTGTTTGTGATCCTTATCAACCTGTTGAGAGGAAGTATGGCTTAACAAGAAGGATTCTTGAAATTCTCTCTAAAGAAAACTGGAGTGTTGTAGTGCAGACAAAATCCCCTCTTGTTTTAAGAGATATTGATATTTTTAAAAAATTTAAAAATATTGAGATAGGTTTTTCAATTGGAACAGCAGATGAAAATATAAGAAAACTCTTTGAGCCCAGAACAGCAAGCATAGAAAAAAGAATTGAAGCTTTAAAAAGATTGAAAGAGGAAGGTTTAAGGACTTACTGTATGGTAGCACCTCTTTTACCAGGTGCTTTTGACCTTCCTCAAAAACTTAAAGGTTCTGTTGATTATGTAGTAATAGATAAGATGAATTATCATTATGCTGATCATATTTATAAAAAGTATGGGTTAAAAAAAGATGTTAATATAAATTTACTTATTGATTTATTTAAGAAGGAAAAAATTAAAACCTATCTTGTTAAATAG